One segment of Candidatus Paceibacterota bacterium DNA contains the following:
- a CDS encoding ParB/RepB/Spo0J family partition protein, with protein sequence MQPKPSEFYNNSVFWIEVDKIKPNPFQPRREFDEIALRSLAESIRQYGVLQALVVTRREIIHPDGGLSTEYELIAGERRLRAAKLAGLSQVPALIRASEDTDLMKLELAIIENIQREDLSPVDRARAFHRLAEEFKFKQNQIAEKVGKSREYVANTIRILTLPDEILDALNQGKISEGHTRPLMMLSEKPEEQTALFKEIIDRKLTVRDSEAIARRVAVERARKRDLSPEIKALENELSETFGTRVLIEKKQIGGKILIDFFSDSDLGTILDLINAGKINLSSQGEVVQGGEEAGKLAETDTPPETEAVAPLDDRSREEKENEEIYFIKNFSV encoded by the coding sequence ATGCAACCAAAGCCATCAGAATTTTACAACAATTCAGTTTTCTGGATTGAAGTAGACAAAATCAAGCCAAATCCATTCCAGCCAAGAAGGGAGTTTGACGAAATCGCACTCCGTAGTCTGGCTGAATCAATCAGGCAATATGGTGTACTTCAAGCCCTTGTGGTAACAAGGAGAGAGATTATTCATCCGGACGGCGGTCTTTCAACGGAATATGAGCTTATCGCTGGCGAGAGGCGTTTGAGGGCGGCAAAACTGGCCGGTCTTTCGCAGGTGCCAGCTCTAATTAGGGCGTCAGAAGATACGGACTTGATGAAATTGGAGCTTGCCATTATCGAGAATATCCAGCGCGAGGATTTGAGTCCGGTGGACAGGGCTAGAGCTTTTCATCGATTAGCTGAAGAATTCAAATTCAAGCAGAATCAAATTGCCGAGAAAGTTGGAAAGAGTAGGGAATATGTTGCCAACACAATCAGAATTCTGACTTTGCCGGACGAAATTCTAGACGCATTGAATCAAGGTAAAATCTCTGAAGGCCATACGCGACCTCTGATGATGCTTTCTGAAAAACCGGAAGAACAAACAGCTCTTTTTAAAGAAATCATAGACAGGAAATTGACAGTTAGGGACAGCGAGGCGATCGCCAGAAGAGTTGCTGTTGAAAGAGCTAGGAAAAGAGATTTAAGCCCTGAAATTAAAGCTCTGGAGAATGAGCTAAGTGAGACTTTCGGTACTAGAGTTCTCATAGAGAAAAAGCAGATTGGCGGAAAAATTTTGATTGATTTCTTTTCTGACTCAGATTTGGGAACGATTTTGGATTTAATAAATGCTGGCAAGATTAATTTGTCGTCTCAAGGTGAGGTTGTTCAGGGTGGAGAGGAGGCGGGTAAGTTAGCTGAAACGGACACACCTCCAGAAACAGAAGCGGTTGCTCCGTTGGATGACAGAAGCCGTGAGGAAAAAGAAAACGAAGAAATTTATTTTATCAAAAACTTTTCTGTCTAG